The sequence TCAGTGATGAGAAAGGAGACATATTCTTTGTTAAGAGAAAGAAACTGCATCAGTGGGTCAAAGATACATGGTTTTCTGAAATTTCTGAGATTACTTCAAACGGGTACACAGTAGTTGTTTAACTTATCTAAATCTCAATACTTGTTTCTATAATGCactcagaagaagaaacatttttCAGGCACGATTTAGTTTCTGTTCTCTTAACTCGGCTGTTCCCTGGTGCTGAGGAGACACGTGTAAGCTTCATAGAATCCCTGAGTACTTTTCAATTGCTTATCTTGATCTATCCTCAgcactttttgtttcttctcagcCCTCTAGGTTTTCCAAAGAGAGGACGGATAGAGTCAAAAGAAGAACGTTTGTTGATGCTCCTGGATCTAAGTTTCTCAAGAGGTCTCATGAAAGCTATAGAGAAGTTGACCGCAGTCTGCAAATGGAGGACAGATTGATCCCTTGGCAGGGATGGCTGGAAAATAACATTACCCCGAGGCTGCAGTATCAAACAGGTCATGTTCAGAATAGTTTTATCCCAAGAGATCCCGAAGAGATTAGATTTCCCATCTTATATCCTAAGGAATCAGTTTATCGACCTGAAGAGATTAGCTTTCCCATCTTATATCCTAAGGAATCATTTTATCGACCTGAAGAGATTAGCTTTCCCATCTTATATCCTAAGGAATCAGTCTATGGACCTCCACTGTTGAAACAGAAGGCGTGCCTGTCATTTCCTGTTGAAGAAAATTTGGACTGTTCTCCCATATCTAGCCTCCATTTCAGAAACTACAAGCCTGTTTCAACGAATTACCACAGAGAAGATAGTGGATACAGCTCAGAGGACTTGTCACATGAACATAGAGACCCTTCATCTGCATTTCTTCTCGAGTGGAATACTGAAACCGCAAGCACCAGAAAGACAGATGATTTTTCACTTAGTTATCACACAAGACTCATCACGTATCCAAATGCATCATCCTCATCATTGACTGATAATCCATGGAGCTCTGACTATTCTCCATCCCATTATTTGGTTACAAGGGAGCTGTACCCTCTACCTTTGCTCTCTCATTACACTTCAGGCAGTTTCTACTTACCAACAACGAAGCAAACCAGCCATTTTGAGCCTGAACTCAAGAGGAATattattgatgaagaagatgcgGTTGCTGCAAACCAGAATTTCCAGACATCTCATTTCACAGATAGCTCAGATTGTTTAGCCAGAGACTACACATACTATCGTAATCTTTCAAACTCTCCAGTGGATCATTGCCCTTTTAAAATCCCTGGATGTGAAATAGCATCCTTGCCATTTTCCAGTGTCAGCAATTCAAATTTGTTGGAAGCGTCAAGTCCTACACAGAGTGATCGTTTTAAGTCTCATGATTGGATACCCTTTCGGTTTCAGTCACCTCGAGCTTGGATTGATTCATAGAATGGCTACGAGCTTACGAGCTTAAAGCAGTAACTGAGAAGAACTACTCAGAACCGAGTTTGGTTGCCATAGGTCAGCATCTCTCTGACTTATGAACATTTTGTGTCATGTCATTGTTCTGCATTAGTTTAAATGAACACATTTAAGTCAGAAGACATAGGAATTGATAGTTTTAGATCTTGTCCAAACTTCATTACTGATGAATTGATTGAAGGAGATGTAGATGAACGTTATGATTCGATTCGACATAGACTGATATATATGGTTGAGATGTTAAAAGATCTTTTAAATGAAAGTTATTTCATGGGGACATTAGTAATTGGTTGCCATTCTtgacgtttcttcttcttcttctttttgtttatgtccTCTTTTTTTGATGAATCTCTTAGACCCTTCTCAACTACCAAATTAGTTGGAACCAGATTGAGAAGAGGTGGGATTAAACAAGAGTAAAAGGCATGTGATATGCGaatgcaaatatatatgtatatgattagtTATTTGATAATTGCTTCCTCCTTCCTATTCAATTTGATGGCATTTCGTTACACATCAATTATTATTACTCTCCCGAATAAATATTGTAACTATGATTTCTTTAAGTGTGTATGATCAGCTGAAAATTTCGTAACCTTCAAATTTGTAGAATGGACTAAGTTAGTAGAGTTATTACTTGGCTAACAAAATTTGGTTCGACAAAAATTcgttttgtcttgtttttatttttattatatttcaagGAAGATGATCTCAATGCATATTCACCAACCAGATGCATCAGATCTAAAACTAAAACCTCTAAATGTTTACTTAGCTAATTCTTGTAGtattgttttgttctgttattTCAGTTAGATCAAATGCATGCATATTTCACTAACAAGAAGCTTCACAGTCACAGATTCTTAAACTAAAACTTCAGAAGCCTCTGCAATTGAAATTCTCGAGttcaatcttttcttttttttttagttcaatatATTCTTGCTTTGCAGAAACTGATCTAAACACTTAAAAATAATCTCTTATGTTCATAGTTTTTGTCACAACAATCTTTAatattcaaagtttcaaactaAGAGAAGAATAGTAATAGTGTCATCGCATTAcatacaaggaaaaaaaaaagaatgatttaGAAATGGTACGTTCAACAAAAACAGATAGTTTCTTAAACCCAATCGGCCCACAGTATCATTAACACCTTCTCTTTGCTGACACCTTCCTGACCCAAacagttaattttttatttatttctttatagtTTAATACTCTTAATTTCCATAAATACAAACACCTATAAGGCTATAACCATAAATCCAACggttagtttttgattttgagcaAGGGGATCACAAAACTGGGTCAAAAAGTTAGCTCGCACTTAATGCAAATCGAACCGAAATTCTACGAACCGGTTTAGAACAGTTGAAAGTTTGATGGCCCGATCCATGAATCATGATGTGATGTCTCTAATCAGAGAGAAACGAGAGAGTTAATCAAAGCGTGGAGATGTGTCCACGTTGTTTGTCTACACTCTACATTGCCATAAATAGAAAGGTTTTTTAGTTTACTAGTTTGGAATGAGATGCGATCAATGTGTTTACAAAcatatagtaataataataataattatatcaatTATAGAGAATGAGATGCGATCAATGTGTTTACAAAcatatagtaataataataataattatatcaatTATAGAGAATGAGATGCGATCAATGTGTTTACAAAcatatagtaataataataataataactagaaTTGACGTGCTATGCCATCGTTATATGTATATGTGGGATATGGTAAACAAAAGGagtaaaatcattcaaaatgttttaaaaatcactcTTGTTCACTTGGACAAAAATTCACgttgtttttctaaattttgtcaTTTGATGTAATTACTCTAAAACTAGTAGAAATTCAAATGCTTGGTcactaaaattcaaataaaacttcATTATATTTGGGATGTTACATTTGGACAAGAAAAAGACATAAAGAGAATAAGTTAGTTGGTCGAacttatcattattattttatattttcttgcatatatatatatatatgataaaacatataacatgcTATTGTTTTATCGACATTCTTTGATCATTTATTATTAGCAACTGCGATAATGACAtagtatatatttcttttcaatttattttagcttgcgagagaaaataaaaatattgttaattatcttaattttttacGGTTTGAACCAACTACACATTATTCACATCATTAGTAccagtaaaactaaaaaagaaatatcatcATTAGTAGTAGTGTCCGTTGCATTTGCgcacccaaaacaaaaaaaaaatgttctttagaaacaaaacaaaacttcaaaaatttgtattggAAAACTAAAccaatttcttttatatatatacaaaatactattaatattaaaattccttttatatatatacaaaatactattaatattaaaattccttttatatatatacaaaataaacagaattaCCAATTCTAGTATTAAAATCTAGaatacgtaaaaaaaaaaaaaatatatgtgatcatatcaaaaatttagaaatacaatcatctagtaactaatttcatcttataaattttagttgAGACAAACATGAATGCATATAGTAATAATGTTCTTCAaccatatattatttaattccATTTAATAAAACATTACAAACTTTAATTGCAAAATacgtattataaatatattggaAAAAGATCATTTTGCAATTTTTCCCTCTCCtaattaaaaaagataaaaagaaaagtccCTTTTACTAACCAGAACGAACGTCATCTCCTAAAAGCCTCTCTACCTGTTCGATTCGCATAAATCTTCTCCGGCGAAGCTATATCTCCGGTACATCGACGGAGCTTGACAATGTCTCCTGCTACCTAGCTACTACCAGGtccttccctctctctctctctattttctcACTGAGTAAATCAGGGATAAAAAAGGTCTTAGCTAGTTTAAAAGCTCCGATCTCACTTTCCGATATGCTTCCTCGTTCTTACTTTGAACCGAACCTGATCTCTGTTCTGTTTTCACGAGCTCGTTGTTTCCAATCAATTTCATGAATTATTCGAAATCTGTGGTAAAATGCAGATTCAGTGAGAGGTCTAAGGATTCGAGGAGTCGATCTCTGATGCTATTAAGGAGGAGATAAAGGTCAAGCTGAGGTTGAGAAGCTTTCACTCATGTTATACCTGATTTGAGGACAACTAGTTTTGCTACTGAATAAAACTCATGGCTCCAGAGATGTCGAAAGAGGTtgctgaagatgatgatagaCAGAGTTCTAATAATGTGGTTGCTAAATTAATGGGTCTAGAGACTGCTCCACCACCACGGAGCAGATCCAGATGCTCTTCGTTGACTTGTGTGGGTACTAGTGACGAAGCTGCAAAGTTTCATAAGCATCACAGAGAAGATGACAAGGCTAACCTCCTCCTTTCAAGAAAAGGAAAGTGTGATGCAAGTGTGAGTGATAAGCAGATGGATCTTGTTCGTCGAAAGTTCATGGAAGCGAGACACTTGGTTACAGATGACAAGAAGCCGCACAGGTCCAAGGAGTTCCAAGAAGCACTCCAAGTTTTAAGTTCCAACAAAGATCTATTCGTTAAGTTTCTCCAGGAATCAAATTCTTTGTTATCTCAGCATCTC comes from Camelina sativa cultivar DH55 chromosome 19, Cs, whole genome shotgun sequence and encodes:
- the LOC104766812 gene encoding uncharacterized protein LOC104766812 codes for the protein MRRRNHRTKADETLNKTDPQQIGFKFPDPSSSQANSDLKRRRRRVSFDDDVDHHRSPFNEAQAGRSIDADAKTSEFAFFKKLKSGFGHCSESSSYDSSKSSNKAKQNPRTFESRVKPGERAAAADCEANDRSKSCNFSTPIHSATRRENYPGKSSSSLSREKDTVPSGSNLRSASRGISDEKGDIFFVKRKKLHQWVKDTWFSEISEITSNGHDLVSVLLTRLFPGAEETRPSRFSKERTDRVKRRTFVDAPGSKFLKRSHESYREVDRSLQMEDRLIPWQGWLENNITPRLQYQTGHVQNSFIPRDPEEIRFPILYPKESVYRPEEISFPILYPKESFYRPEEISFPILYPKESVYGPPLLKQKACLSFPVEENLDCSPISSLHFRNYKPVSTNYHREDSGYSSEDLSHEHRDPSSAFLLEWNTETASTRKTDDFSLSYHTRLITYPNASSSSLTDNPWSSDYSPSHYLVTRELYPLPLLSHYTSGSFYLPTTKQTSHFEPELKRNIIDEEDAVAANQNFQTSHFTDSSDCLARDYTYYRNLSNSPVDHCPFKIPGCEIASLPFSSVSNSNLLEASSPTQSDRFKSHDWIPFRFQSPRAWIDS